One window of the Candidatus Falkowbacteria bacterium genome contains the following:
- a CDS encoding DUF3228 family protein — protein MKFAINKFVRRQTLESRFSHFEGLDTELLALIEDNFPLAKPGYRDGVELVPVPAKGFFSGVVEVDSPDAGLEIRFSARQEGEDPYLHVVSTTGAKDAAKFVELVMYRHDILGDDASTEADWELISINARTTVEEEPLTPVAMARNFLELPGGTKAEYTPEEFAKAIIYWSTRVMCAEK, from the coding sequence ATGAAATTTGCAATCAACAAGTTCGTTCGTCGACAGACCCTAGAATCGCGATTTTCCCACTTTGAGGGATTGGATACTGAACTTTTGGCTCTGATCGAAGACAACTTTCCCTTAGCCAAGCCGGGCTACCGAGATGGGGTCGAGCTGGTACCAGTACCAGCTAAAGGATTTTTTTCCGGTGTTGTGGAAGTCGATAGCCCAGATGCGGGACTGGAAATCAGATTCTCTGCTCGCCAAGAAGGAGAAGATCCGTACCTCCATGTGGTTTCGACCACAGGAGCGAAAGATGCCGCCAAGTTCGTAGAACTGGTTATGTATCGACACGACATCCTGGGTGACGATGCTTCAACTGAAGCTGATTGGGAACTTATCAGCATCAATGCTCGAACAACTGTTGAGGAAGAGCCACTGACTCCAGTCGCTATGGCCAGAAACTTTCTGGAACTGCCCGGTGGCACGAAAGCCGAATACACGCCTGAAGAGTTTGCCAAGGCCATCATCTACTGGTCTACCCGCGTAATGTGCGCAGAAAAGTAA
- the murB gene encoding UDP-N-acetylmuramate dehydrogenase, translating to MKQQLSQKIGLEVLENEPLAKYTTFKIGGPAKFLVKVNNKIDLYKAVKAARELKLSFFILGGGSNVLVSDNGYDGLVIKLDEGQTEFSTSSAKVFAGNSWSGFIRDSVKHGLGGLEFGANIPGTVGGAVYGNAGAYGQGAGDYVDRVEIIDVEGEEVSLIVLSKEECEFAYRESLFKKNKHWIIAEVVFRLIADTNAAEKLEQIEDEWNKRMCSQPLNLPSAGCSFKNLLYTPELEKYKDWEIKGKLPAAKFIEELELKGKKIGGAMISDVHANFIVNFDNATADNVMQLISLVKTKVRDKFGVQLEEEVQYVGF from the coding sequence ATGAAACAGCAGTTATCTCAAAAAATCGGACTGGAGGTTTTGGAAAATGAGCCTTTGGCAAAATATACTACTTTTAAAATTGGCGGACCCGCCAAATTTTTGGTTAAAGTGAATAATAAGATTGATTTGTACAAGGCAGTGAAAGCAGCTCGTGAGTTAAAACTGTCTTTTTTTATTTTGGGTGGTGGCAGTAATGTATTAGTCTCAGATAACGGTTATGACGGGTTGGTTATTAAGCTTGACGAAGGGCAAACAGAGTTTTCCACTTCTAGTGCTAAAGTATTTGCTGGTAATAGTTGGTCAGGTTTTATTCGCGATAGCGTGAAACATGGACTTGGTGGATTAGAATTTGGAGCTAATATTCCTGGTACGGTTGGCGGGGCGGTTTATGGCAATGCTGGCGCTTATGGTCAGGGAGCTGGTGATTATGTTGACCGCGTAGAGATTATTGATGTCGAAGGCGAAGAGGTTAGTCTGATAGTTTTGAGTAAAGAAGAATGTGAGTTTGCTTATCGAGAAAGTCTTTTCAAGAAAAATAAACATTGGATTATTGCGGAAGTGGTTTTTCGTTTAATTGCTGATACCAATGCAGCTGAGAAATTAGAGCAAATTGAAGATGAATGGAACAAAAGAATGTGTTCGCAACCGTTAAATCTACCTAGCGCTGGCTGTTCATTCAAGAATTTACTTTACACGCCAGAATTGGAAAAATATAAGGATTGGGAAATCAAAGGCAAGTTGCCGGCCGCCAAATTTATCGAAGAACTAGAGTTAAAAGGCAAAAAGATCGGCGGAGCTATGATTTCTGATGTACATGCAAATTTTATTGTTAATTTCGATAATGCCACAGCTGATAACGTAATGCAGCTCATTAGTTTAGTAAAAACAAAAGTACGTGATAAGTTTGGTGTTCAGCTGGAAGAAGAGGTTCAATATGTGGGATTCTAA
- a CDS encoding histidine phosphatase family protein: protein MKIYLIRHGETTGDIEDRYGGDYDDHLTDKGKKQSQKLAQQLQGKGIEVIFVSPRIRARETAEEVRKSLNVPVEVVEDLRERNNYGVLSGLTKVEAKERHPVDFEKISEDKTNHDVTDSESYEDITKRATAVFENLLHEDYDTIAIVSHGGIISTYVREVLSKGKNIKLGDCAILEIVKEGDQLSLNCVARAELR from the coding sequence ATGAAAATTTACCTAATCCGCCACGGCGAAACTACAGGTGACATCGAGGATCGGTATGGCGGTGATTATGATGATCATCTTACCGACAAAGGAAAAAAACAGTCTCAAAAACTGGCCCAACAACTTCAGGGAAAAGGAATTGAAGTTATTTTTGTCAGTCCAAGAATAAGAGCCAGGGAAACAGCAGAAGAGGTTCGCAAATCATTAAATGTTCCGGTTGAAGTAGTTGAGGATTTGAGAGAAAGAAATAATTACGGTGTTTTGTCCGGCCTTACAAAGGTCGAAGCAAAAGAACGACATCCTGTTGATTTTGAAAAAATTTCTGAGGATAAAACTAATCATGATGTTACAGACTCTGAAAGCTATGAAGATATCACAAAAAGAGCAACTGCAGTTTTTGAAAATCTTTTGCATGAGGATTATGACACAATTGCCATTGTTTCTCATGGCGGAATTATCAGTACCTATGTACGAGAAGTTTTGAGTAAGGGAAAGAATATTAAGCTCGGAGATTGTGCGATACTTGAGATAGTTAAAGAAGGTGATCAGTTATCTTTAAATTGTGTGGCTAGGGCAGAGCTTCGTTAA
- the secF gene encoding protein translocase subunit SecF has product MYQIIQKRKIWLTLSSCLVGLSIIFIVIFGLNLGIDFTGGSLLEVKFLEDRPEPQAISDIVASVGIEGDIVVQPTGEKNAIIRFQSIEEETHQLIFDKLKESFEDKVQEERYEAIGPAIGQELKTKAVYSMLVVIIAIVVYVGWAFRKVSYPVKSWKYGVIAIIALVHDLVITLGVFALLGRFMSVEVGLPFVAALLTILGYSVNDSIVVFDRIRENLGRLVKTDFESIVNRSVNETLVRSINTSVTTLLVLLMVFIFGGASIQFFVLALIIGILFGTYSSIFLASPLLVMFEKYWRK; this is encoded by the coding sequence ATGTATCAAATAATTCAAAAAAGAAAAATTTGGCTAACCTTATCTAGTTGCTTGGTCGGCCTAAGTATAATTTTTATAGTAATTTTTGGTCTTAATCTTGGGATTGATTTTACTGGTGGAAGTTTACTTGAAGTTAAATTCCTTGAAGATCGACCGGAGCCACAAGCTATTTCTGATATTGTTGCCAGTGTCGGCATTGAAGGCGATATTGTTGTTCAACCAACTGGAGAGAAAAATGCAATAATTCGTTTTCAGTCAATTGAAGAGGAGACTCATCAGTTAATTTTTGATAAACTTAAAGAAAGTTTTGAAGACAAAGTTCAGGAAGAACGTTATGAAGCAATTGGTCCTGCAATTGGTCAGGAATTAAAAACCAAGGCAGTGTATTCAATGTTAGTTGTGATTATAGCTATTGTTGTTTATGTTGGTTGGGCTTTTCGTAAAGTTTCATATCCTGTTAAGTCCTGGAAGTATGGAGTGATTGCTATTATCGCTTTGGTCCATGATCTTGTAATCACGCTTGGTGTGTTCGCCCTTTTGGGTAGATTTATGAGTGTTGAGGTTGGATTACCGTTTGTGGCGGCTCTGCTGACTATTCTTGGTTATTCAGTTAACGATTCAATAGTTGTGTTTGACCGAATTAGAGAAAATCTTGGCCGTCTGGTTAAAACTGATTTTGAAAGTATTGTTAACCGTTCGGTTAATGAAACTCTAGTTCGATCCATCAATACTTCAGTTACTACTTTGTTGGTATTGTTAATGGTTTTCATTTTTGGTGGAGCGTCGATTCAGTTTTTTGTCCTTGCCTTGATTATCGGTATCCTTTTTGGAACTTATAGTTCTATCTTTTTGGCCAGCCCATTATTGGTAATGTTTGAAAAGTATTGGCGTAAGTAG
- the murC gene encoding UDP-N-acetylmuramate--L-alanine ligase, producing the protein MNSDNIKKVYISGIGGIGVSAVARYFNCHGVEVVGSDVEKSEITEALEKLGIKIYYEQKAENVTYACDLFVYSSAVPNDNPERIKAKEQGITQKSYFEVLGELSRENKTVAVSGTHGKSTTTAMLAGVLIDAQKDPSVILGSCFDKLDKNFRCGQSELLIMEACEYRAHMLLLKPQTIILNNIEEDHLDFYKDINHIKQTFQQYISGLRDQDDVLIYNNDDVNIRDLILPKCKLIRYGLIGGADVWADNVRKLPGKQVFNVVYYSQDIGDFELNVPGDYNIYNALAAIAYALSLDVPIGKVKQALSEFKGIWRRFEVIKNEKYTVISDYAHHPTAIQETIKAVREFLPGRRVVVVFQPHQRDRTKKLFDDFVKSFDLADVVIVPEIYDVAGREEGQSISSKDLVEKIKQNDPKKQIEYAEDLMEARVKVKSIIQDEDVVLVMGAGDIYKLASEI; encoded by the coding sequence ATGAATTCAGATAATATAAAAAAAGTTTACATTTCAGGAATAGGCGGTATTGGCGTTTCAGCTGTGGCGCGGTATTTTAATTGTCATGGAGTAGAAGTTGTTGGTTCGGATGTAGAAAAGTCTGAAATAACTGAAGCATTGGAAAAGCTGGGCATCAAAATTTATTATGAGCAAAAAGCGGAGAATGTTACGTATGCTTGTGATTTGTTTGTGTATTCATCCGCCGTCCCCAATGATAATCCTGAAAGAATTAAAGCAAAAGAACAGGGTATTACTCAAAAAAGTTATTTCGAAGTTTTGGGTGAGCTTAGCCGTGAAAATAAAACTGTGGCAGTTTCTGGCACACATGGTAAATCAACAACTACTGCGATGCTGGCCGGAGTGCTGATTGACGCACAAAAAGATCCTAGTGTAATTTTAGGGTCATGTTTTGATAAGTTAGATAAGAATTTTCGTTGCGGACAATCGGAGCTATTAATTATGGAGGCTTGTGAATACCGAGCTCACATGTTGCTTTTGAAACCGCAAACAATTATTTTGAATAATATTGAAGAAGATCATTTAGATTTTTACAAAGATATAAATCATATTAAACAAACATTTCAGCAATACATTAGCGGTCTGCGTGATCAGGATGATGTATTAATTTATAATAATGATGATGTTAATATTCGAGATCTTATTTTACCAAAATGTAAGCTGATTAGATATGGATTAATCGGTGGCGCAGACGTGTGGGCTGATAATGTTCGCAAGTTACCAGGAAAACAAGTCTTCAATGTGGTTTATTATAGTCAGGATATCGGTGATTTTGAGTTAAATGTTCCTGGTGATTATAATATTTATAATGCCTTAGCCGCGATTGCTTACGCGTTGTCTCTGGATGTTCCAATTGGAAAAGTTAAGCAAGCACTTAGTGAGTTCAAGGGGATATGGCGTAGGTTCGAGGTTATAAAGAATGAAAAGTATACAGTAATCTCAGACTACGCTCACCACCCAACCGCTATTCAGGAAACAATCAAGGCTGTTCGTGAATTTTTACCTGGCCGAAGGGTTGTTGTAGTCTTCCAACCGCATCAAAGAGATCGAACTAAAAAGTTGTTTGATGATTTTGTGAAAAGTTTTGATCTGGCTGATGTTGTTATTGTTCCGGAAATTTATGATGTCGCGGGTCGTGAAGAAGGACAGAGTATTAGCTCCAAGGACTTGGTTGAAAAAATTAAGCAAAATGATCCAAAGAAGCAAATTGAATATGCTGAAGATTTAATGGAGGCGAGAGTAAAGGTCAAGTCCATAATTCAGGATGAAGATGTTGTTTTGGTGATGGGCGCTGGAGATATTTATAAGCTTGCGAGTGAGATTTAA
- the raiA gene encoding ribosome-associated translation inhibitor RaiA has protein sequence MKINLKAKNLELTAQIKDHVDQKIGGLEKYFNNIQQIDVEVGKTKANQQKGDIFFCEVNVSVPKKLLRFRKEFGDVMKAINEAKKGIQNEITKYKRKSL, from the coding sequence ATGAAAATCAATCTCAAGGCAAAAAATTTAGAGTTAACAGCTCAGATCAAGGATCATGTTGATCAAAAAATAGGCGGGTTGGAAAAGTATTTTAATAATATTCAGCAGATTGATGTTGAAGTTGGCAAGACTAAAGCTAATCAGCAAAAGGGTGATATTTTCTTTTGTGAAGTTAATGTTAGCGTGCCAAAGAAACTACTTCGTTTTCGTAAAGAGTTTGGGGATGTAATGAAAGCCATTAATGAGGCGAAAAAAGGAATTCAAAACGAGATAACCAAATACAAAAGAAAGTCTTTGTAA
- the secD gene encoding protein translocase subunit SecD — translation MVPEFDEAVFTMEVDAISEVVETQFGYHLINKTEERPIIEYDVAQVQIKKMVETEILPPQEPWKNTELTGKHLKNARVEFDPNTNFPEVALVFNDEGKDLFAEVTKRNVGKPVAIFLDGEPISVPRVNEQISGGEAIITGDFDIQEAKLLSQRLNAGALPVPIDLISQQTVGASLGADSLQKSLFAGIVGLILVALFMIIYYRLPGLLAVLALLIYGVIILFIFKAIPVTLTLAGIAGFILSVGMAVDANVLIFERLKEELRMGKPLGTAIDEGFKRAWTSIRDGNVSTLITCFILAWFGTSMIKGFAITLGIGVILSMFSAVVVTRQLLYMFVNPEKHDKRLWLFGIKKKSDQD, via the coding sequence ATGGTACCTGAATTTGATGAGGCAGTATTTACTATGGAGGTGGATGCAATTTCTGAAGTCGTAGAAACTCAGTTTGGTTATCATTTAATTAACAAAACAGAGGAGCGACCAATTATTGAATATGATGTAGCTCAGGTTCAGATTAAAAAAATGGTTGAAACGGAAATATTGCCACCACAAGAACCTTGGAAAAATACTGAGTTAACCGGTAAGCATTTAAAAAATGCTAGAGTCGAATTTGATCCTAATACAAATTTCCCTGAAGTTGCCCTAGTTTTTAATGATGAAGGAAAGGACTTGTTTGCAGAGGTTACTAAACGTAACGTCGGTAAGCCGGTTGCTATATTTTTAGATGGCGAACCAATCAGTGTCCCTAGGGTAAACGAACAAATTTCTGGCGGCGAAGCTATTATTACTGGAGACTTTGATATTCAGGAAGCAAAATTATTGTCTCAACGATTAAATGCCGGTGCTCTTCCAGTTCCTATTGATTTGATCAGCCAGCAGACCGTTGGTGCTAGTTTGGGTGCAGATTCCCTGCAGAAGAGTTTATTTGCTGGAATTGTCGGTTTAATTTTGGTAGCTCTATTTATGATTATTTATTATCGACTGCCAGGATTGCTCGCTGTATTAGCCCTACTTATTTACGGCGTTATCATTTTGTTCATATTCAAGGCTATTCCTGTAACTTTAACTTTGGCCGGTATTGCTGGTTTTATATTGTCCGTTGGTATGGCAGTTGATGCAAATGTTTTGATCTTTGAAAGATTGAAAGAAGAGTTGCGAATGGGTAAACCATTGGGAACGGCTATTGACGAAGGATTCAAGAGAGCTTGGACTTCAATTCGTGATGGGAATGTTTCAACTTTGATTACCTGTTTTATTCTAGCTTGGTTTGGTACCAGTATGATCAAAGGATTTGCTATTACTTTGGGCATAGGTGTGATTTTGAGTATGTTCTCAGCTGTAGTTGTTACTCGTCAGCTTTTGTACATGTTTGTAAATCCAGAAAAGCATGACAAGAGATTGTGGTTGTTTGGCATAAAGAAAAAATCGGATCAAGATTAA
- a CDS encoding MFS transporter, which yields MNYRSLIRGVKNYKVSLVIKLLILSDTLLYSAMNLLAPIYALFIQNEIVGANITTVGIASALYLISRSIFEVPVGIMIDKIKGEKDDWIIMVSGLFLVSIAYFGYMFVGHIWQVFLLQIILGLAAALANPTWCKMFTRHLDKGKEGVEWSMYDVIVGVGAGLAAALGAFIADIYGFDTVFFIVGIVAAFSAIVLLFLKKELYKT from the coding sequence ATGAACTATAGATCTTTAATTCGAGGAGTTAAAAATTATAAAGTTAGTTTGGTTATAAAGCTATTAATTCTTTCGGACACACTTTTGTATTCAGCAATGAATTTGCTAGCACCAATTTATGCTTTGTTTATTCAGAACGAAATCGTTGGTGCAAATATTACCACTGTCGGTATAGCTTCAGCTTTGTATCTAATTTCTCGGTCTATTTTTGAAGTGCCGGTTGGGATCATGATAGATAAAATTAAGGGAGAAAAAGACGATTGGATTATAATGGTTTCGGGTTTGTTCCTAGTTTCAATTGCTTATTTTGGATATATGTTTGTCGGCCATATTTGGCAAGTGTTCTTATTGCAAATCATTCTTGGTTTAGCAGCAGCTTTGGCGAATCCGACATGGTGCAAGATGTTTACTCGTCATTTAGATAAAGGAAAAGAGGGTGTTGAGTGGAGCATGTACGATGTGATAGTTGGTGTAGGCGCAGGTTTGGCCGCAGCACTTGGTGCATTTATAGCAGATATATATGGATTTGATACTGTATTCTTCATTGTCGGCATTGTGGCAGCTTTCTCAGCAATTGTATTATTATTCCTAAAAAAAGAATTATATAAAACGTAA
- a CDS encoding GNAT family N-acetyltransferase, which translates to MFKEPTPEKSPAQIKELQKFTPEDLEWFRNLEGNDGWVATDFKFCKNPQYFVVYGENNEKLGGVGVYDTEDDQNITHTVVASEFRGQGLASKFKLEIMEELGLDYFIGTVDLDNIASVKSIEKMPGIRRVSDEAYEKEFHKAKFRYDRPEND; encoded by the coding sequence ATGTTTAAAGAACCAACGCCGGAGAAATCGCCGGCTCAGATTAAAGAATTGCAAAAATTTACACCAGAAGATTTAGAGTGGTTTCGAAATTTGGAGGGTAATGATGGTTGGGTGGCAACTGATTTTAAGTTTTGTAAAAACCCGCAATATTTTGTGGTTTACGGTGAAAACAACGAAAAGTTGGGTGGTGTTGGTGTTTACGATACTGAAGATGATCAGAATATTACGCATACAGTGGTGGCATCCGAATTCCGTGGTCAGGGATTGGCTTCCAAGTTTAAGTTAGAAATAATGGAGGAGTTAGGTTTAGATTATTTTATTGGAACAGTAGATTTGGATAATATTGCTTCTGTTAAATCAATTGAAAAAATGCCTGGCATTCGCAGGGTTAGTGATGAAGCTTATGAAAAGGAATTTCATAAAGCTAAGTTCCGTTACGATCGACCTGAAAACGATTAA
- the secA gene encoding preprotein translocase subunit SecA, whose amino-acid sequence MKLFKKFFKDPNLKVIEEIQPIVDQVNAFKETYQKLTDEELKSITAELKAELKSGKTLDDVLPKAFAAVREANKRTLNVFHYDVQIVGGVVLHRGEIAEMKTGEGKTHVAALALYLNALEAKGVHLITVNDYLAKRDSAWNGAANHLLGLKTACLVHDQALIYDPEYIDEQQKDERIKHLRPCSRKEAYLADITYGTNSEYGFDYLRDNMVSDIHQKVQRNLNYAIVDEVDSVLIDEARTPLIISAPAEESALLYRKFAQLVPRLTENEDYNIDEKMRATTLTEEGIENIEKILGMGNIYTEGGIQMVHHLEQALSAHALFKKDKDYVVKDGEVVIIDEFTGRLMQGRRYSEGLHQAIEAKEGVEVQKESRTLATITIQNYFRMYKKLSGMTGTAATEAEEFAKIYDLDVTVVPTNRPIVRKDLPDRIYSSEEGRFMAVVREIKHLHESGQPVLVGTISIEKNELLASYLQKEGVPFELLNAKNHEKEAEIVSQAGRLGAVTVATNMAGRGVDIKLGGDPYNKEEAEKVKEVGGLFVLGTERHESRRIDNQLRGRSGRQGDPGASQFYISMEDDLMRIFGTDRVKGLMQRLGVPEDTPIENKMISNSIEKAQTRVEGHHFDVRKHLVEYDDVINKQRTVIYEKRLHILDSAKEEPKELRKLVLDMVTEELEQVISFHTAETDQSKWNLKEIAEVAGTIFPVSQEVRSALAGIGKISGADGSKRSGDKAMDTVARTNLIEYLVKEAKKQYEVLEAQIIEQSGVEDTMRQVEKEIMIRSIDNLWVDHLDAVSAVRTGIGLRGYGQRDPLIEFKKETYRMFMELQNLIQRQVVYSIYKVGITSKMTNSIMDTDQQQTSNIKSSGQFKNADPYANVKKGDAPVVESKVKNEEGDKVGRNDPCPCGSGKKYKKCCG is encoded by the coding sequence ATGAAATTGTTCAAGAAATTTTTCAAAGACCCTAATCTAAAAGTAATTGAAGAAATTCAACCAATAGTTGACCAGGTTAATGCTTTTAAAGAAACATATCAAAAATTAACTGATGAAGAGCTAAAAAGCATAACCGCAGAGTTAAAAGCTGAACTTAAGAGTGGAAAAACTTTAGATGATGTTTTACCTAAAGCTTTTGCAGCAGTTCGTGAAGCTAATAAGCGAACTCTGAACGTTTTTCATTATGATGTGCAGATAGTCGGTGGTGTTGTTTTGCATCGCGGTGAAATTGCGGAAATGAAAACAGGTGAAGGAAAAACTCACGTAGCCGCTCTGGCCTTATATTTAAACGCGCTTGAAGCCAAAGGCGTTCATTTGATTACGGTTAATGATTATTTAGCTAAGCGTGATTCTGCTTGGAATGGAGCTGCTAATCATTTACTAGGTTTAAAAACTGCTTGTTTGGTTCATGACCAAGCTCTGATTTATGACCCAGAATATATTGATGAACAACAAAAAGATGAGCGAATTAAACATCTTCGACCGTGTTCTAGAAAAGAAGCTTATTTAGCAGATATTACTTATGGTACAAACAGTGAATATGGTTTTGATTATTTGCGTGACAATATGGTTTCAGATATTCATCAGAAAGTACAACGAAATTTGAATTATGCAATTGTAGATGAGGTTGATTCAGTTTTGATTGATGAAGCGAGAACTCCATTGATTATTTCAGCTCCGGCGGAAGAGTCAGCCTTGCTTTATAGAAAATTCGCACAGCTAGTTCCTCGCTTAACTGAAAATGAAGATTATAATATTGATGAAAAAATGCGAGCCACCACTCTTACTGAAGAGGGTATTGAAAATATCGAAAAAATCTTAGGTATGGGTAATATATATACTGAAGGTGGTATTCAAATGGTTCATCATTTGGAACAAGCTCTAAGTGCTCATGCGTTATTCAAAAAAGATAAGGATTATGTTGTCAAAGATGGCGAAGTTGTTATTATTGATGAATTTACTGGACGTTTAATGCAGGGCCGGCGTTATTCAGAAGGTTTGCATCAGGCGATCGAGGCCAAAGAAGGTGTGGAAGTACAAAAGGAAAGTCGAACTTTGGCAACCATTACTATTCAAAACTATTTCCGAATGTATAAAAAATTATCTGGCATGACGGGTACAGCGGCAACTGAAGCAGAAGAGTTTGCCAAAATATATGATTTGGACGTGACCGTAGTCCCAACAAACCGACCGATAGTCAGAAAAGATTTGCCAGATCGAATATATTCTTCAGAAGAAGGTAGATTCATGGCGGTGGTTCGTGAAATAAAACATTTGCATGAAAGCGGACAACCGGTTTTGGTGGGTACGATTTCTATTGAAAAAAATGAATTATTGGCTAGTTATTTACAAAAAGAAGGTGTGCCGTTTGAATTATTAAATGCAAAAAATCATGAGAAAGAAGCCGAAATTGTTTCCCAGGCTGGCCGACTAGGTGCAGTTACAGTGGCGACTAACATGGCTGGCCGTGGTGTGGACATTAAGCTTGGTGGTGACCCTTACAACAAGGAAGAAGCTGAAAAGGTAAAAGAAGTTGGAGGTTTATTTGTCCTTGGTACAGAACGTCATGAGTCACGTAGAATTGATAATCAACTTCGTGGTCGTTCTGGTCGTCAGGGTGACCCAGGGGCTTCTCAGTTTTATATTTCCATGGAAGATGATTTGATGCGGATTTTTGGTACAGATAGGGTGAAAGGTTTAATGCAACGTTTAGGTGTGCCAGAAGATACACCAATAGAAAATAAAATGATTTCCAACTCAATTGAAAAGGCTCAAACCAGAGTGGAAGGCCATCACTTTGATGTGCGTAAACATTTAGTGGAATATGATGATGTTATTAATAAACAAAGAACTGTAATTTACGAAAAACGACTGCATATATTAGATTCTGCCAAGGAAGAGCCTAAGGAGTTACGCAAATTGGTTTTGGATATGGTGACAGAAGAATTGGAACAAGTAATCTCGTTTCATACTGCGGAAACCGATCAGAGTAAATGGAACTTAAAAGAAATTGCCGAGGTGGCAGGAACAATTTTCCCAGTTAGTCAGGAGGTCCGGTCAGCTTTGGCTGGTATCGGGAAAATTTCTGGTGCTGATGGATCAAAACGTTCTGGCGATAAAGCCATGGATACAGTTGCTAGGACTAATTTGATTGAATATTTAGTCAAAGAAGCTAAAAAACAATACGAAGTTTTGGAAGCACAAATCATAGAACAGTCAGGTGTCGAAGATACCATGCGTCAGGTTGAAAAAGAAATTATGATTCGCAGTATTGATAATCTTTGGGTTGATCATCTTGATGCTGTCTCTGCAGTTCGAACAGGAATCGGTCTGCGCGGTTATGGTCAACGTGATCCTTTGATAGAATTTAAGAAGGAAACTTATCGCATGTTTATGGAGTTGCAGAATTTAATTCAAAGACAAGTCGTCTATAGTATTTACAAAGTTGGTATAACTTCAAAAATGACCAATTCAATCATGGATACTGATCAGCAACAAACTTCAAATATTAAATCCAGTGGCCAGTTCAAAAATGCAGATCCTTATGCAAACGTAAAAAAGGGTGACGCGCCAGTCGTTGAAAGTAAAGTTAAAAACGAAGAAGGTGATAAGGTTGGTCGCAACGATCCGTGTCCGTGTGGAAGCGGTAAAAAGTACAAGAAATGTTGTGGTTAA